The Chitinispirillales bacterium DNA window AATCGAAACTGAAACAGCAAATAAATATTTAGGAATAATAGACAGATTAAACGAAACGATAGAAACAGTGCTGGAAAAATGCGGCGCACTTGAGGAACGAGTGTTAAAGTTGGAAACGGAAAACGAGAGAATGCGGAAGCAACTGAACAATGACAGTAGCAATTCGAGCAAACCGCCGTCAAGCGATGATAAGCCAAATGCGCCGAACACATATAACGGCAGAACAAAGAGCGGAAAAAAGAGCGGCGGGCAAACCGGACATAAGGGGAATCGGTTAAATCGCGTAGTGATAGAAGAAAAAATATCCAGTGGGCAAATGAAACGAGAAATCGTAAACCATGGTATGCCTGTGGGTAATTATGTTTCTAAGTATGTTATTGATGTAAAGTTAGAAACATTCGCAATCGAACATCGGTTTTACGATAATGCAGATATTCCCAAAGAATTACGCCCTGAAGTTCAATACGGTACAGGAATCAAATCATTTGTGGCGACGCTTGCCGGACAGGGTCTTGTGTCAAGCAGTCGAATCGTAGATATGCTTTCGGCTTGGACGAATGGCGCGATAGAACTATCGGATGGTACAATCTACAACTTTTTGTCGGAGTTCAACGGCAAATCAGCAGCTTTTATTGAGAACACCAAGAGTAAACTGCTAAACAATACAATTATGAACGTTGACGAAACAGGAGCGCGAGTAAACGGTCGCAATATGTTTTTCAGGAATTACAGTGGCACAAAGCACGTTCTTTATACAGCCAATCAAACAAAAGGCAAAAAAGCCATAGAAGATGATAACATTCTGCCGCAGTATGTTGGAATCTTGATTCATGACCACAACACGGTCAACTACAATTACGGTGGAGGCAACTCCGAGTGCAATGTCCATCTTATCAGGTATCTGAAAGCGAACTCAGACAATACGCATCACCTCTGGTCGGAAGAT harbors:
- a CDS encoding transposase, which encodes MARNYEKDLYNHNQELIKENERLKAKAAKIETETANKYLGIIDRLNETIETVLEKCGALEERVLKLETENERMRKQLNNDSSNSSKPPSSDDKPNAPNTYNGRTKSGKKSGGQTGHKGNRLNRVVIEEKISSGQMKREIVNHGMPVGNYVSKYVIDVKLETFAIEHRFYDNADIPKELRPEVQYGTGIKSFVATLAGQGLVSSSRIVDMLSAWTNGAIELSDGTIYNFLSEFNGKSAAFIENTKSKLLNNTIMNVDETGARVNGRNMFFRNYSGTKHVLYTANQTKGKKAIEDDNILPQYVGILIHDHNTVNYNYGGGNSECNVHLIRYLKANSDNTHHLWSEDMIEFLLSLKRSRELAIAFGAKSFEQADSEGYLKRYDEIVSAGFEVNKDTKSRFYRDEERKLLKRLKKYRDNHLLFAVNFTVPFDNNLSERDLRMVKAKQKVSGCFRSLGGAKVFANLMSVIKTALKQNISPFSAVTSVFNQNCCLQ